One window of Globicephala melas chromosome 2, mGloMel1.2, whole genome shotgun sequence genomic DNA carries:
- the LOC132594606 gene encoding C-type lectin domain family 2 member D11-like produces the protein MTVEEASLKILQTEPTSRESMEEGRSGKDLQRKRLLITSPLILLYSCIIIIIVLTTVVMVLSIFLSVRNTKTVSHVLYVTCPKEWIGFGNKCFYFSEDARNWTFSQTFCTSLEAGLGQFETKEELNFLKRYKGPSDHWIGLRRESSLHVWKWTDSTEYNASFVIKGVGECAYLNDIGLSSSRSYTERNWICSKTNNNVTVELIL, from the coding sequence ATGACTGTGGAGGAAGCTTCTTTGAAAATCTTACAGACAGAACCTACCTCCAGAGAAAGCATGGAGGAGGGACGATCTGGTAAAGACCTCCAAAGAAAACGCCTACTAATTACATCTCCTCTAATCCTGCTTTACTCTtgcatcatcattattattgtccTGACTACAGTTGTGATGgtactttccatttttttgtcaGTGAGAAACACGAAGACGGTCTCACATGTTCTGTATGTTACCTGCCCAAAAGAATGGATTGGATTTGGaaataagtgtttttatttttctgaagacGCAAGGAATTGGACATTCAGCCAGACATTCTGTACCTCATTAGAAGCTGGTCTTGGTCAGTTTGAAACCAAGGAGGAGCTGAACTTCCTGAAAAGATATAAAGGCCCTTCTGACCATTGGATTGGCCTTAGAAGAGAATCATCACTTCATGTTTGGAAATGGACAGACAGCACTGAATATAACGCCTCGTTTGTTATCAAAGGAGTTGGGGAATGTGCCTACCTGAATGACATTGGACTTAGTAGCTCCAGGAGCTACACAGAGAGAAACTGGATTTGCAGCAAGACAAATAATAATGTCACCGTGGAGTTAATACTTTAA